One part of the Sorangiineae bacterium MSr11954 genome encodes these proteins:
- a CDS encoding Gfo/Idh/MocA family oxidoreductase — protein sequence MKKIRVGIVGANAERGWAKVAHVPALRALPQFEITAVSTRNRASAEQAAALFGAAHAFDRVEALVAHPEVDVVTVSVKTPDHAAVVRAAIEAGKHVFCEWPLGASTIEAEELAGLAKARGVRTAIGLQRRYLPSILHVRELIAEGYVGRLRSCNFSYPIPMMGTRTPIQNAYSTDAKNGATLLSIMGGHFFDLVCFALGDLREVAAVVARQFETTTLLETGEVIPVNTPHQVLVSGTFASNAVLSAHLEAGRQQGPSHLTMHITGTEGSLELRSDTHDPTDLLLFGARGDEPHLEKLTVPQAHVGEYGTDLQGSAYAMTQLYAAFGRDIADGTSLAPGFDDALRRHRLLDAIQTAASTGRTQPVPG from the coding sequence GTGAAGAAAATTCGTGTAGGGATCGTTGGGGCGAACGCGGAGCGAGGGTGGGCCAAGGTGGCGCACGTGCCTGCGTTGAGAGCGCTCCCGCAGTTCGAGATCACGGCGGTCAGCACGCGCAATCGGGCGAGCGCGGAGCAGGCGGCGGCGCTGTTTGGGGCGGCGCATGCGTTCGATCGGGTGGAGGCGTTGGTGGCGCATCCCGAGGTGGATGTGGTGACGGTGTCCGTCAAGACGCCGGATCATGCGGCGGTCGTGCGGGCGGCGATTGAGGCGGGGAAGCATGTGTTCTGCGAGTGGCCGCTGGGGGCCTCCACGATCGAGGCCGAGGAGCTCGCGGGGCTCGCCAAGGCGCGCGGGGTTCGTACGGCGATTGGGTTACAACGGCGCTATTTGCCCAGCATCCTCCATGTGCGCGAGCTGATCGCGGAGGGGTACGTGGGGCGGCTGCGGTCGTGCAATTTCAGTTATCCCATTCCCATGATGGGGACGCGGACGCCGATCCAGAATGCGTATTCGACGGATGCCAAGAACGGCGCCACCTTGCTCAGTATCATGGGGGGACACTTCTTCGATCTGGTGTGCTTTGCGCTGGGCGACCTGCGGGAGGTGGCCGCGGTGGTGGCGAGGCAGTTCGAAACGACGACCTTGCTCGAAACCGGAGAGGTGATCCCCGTGAACACACCGCATCAAGTCCTGGTGAGCGGCACGTTCGCGAGCAACGCGGTGCTATCGGCCCACCTCGAGGCGGGAAGGCAGCAAGGTCCTTCCCACTTGACCATGCACATCACGGGGACGGAGGGCTCCCTCGAGCTTCGGAGTGATACGCACGATCCCACCGATCTCCTCCTCTTCGGAGCCCGCGGCGACGAGCCGCACCTCGAAAAGCTGACCGTCCCCCAGGCGCATGTGGGTGAGTACGGCACGGATCTCCAAGGCTCGGCCTATGCGATGACGCAGCTCTATGCCGCGTTCGGGCGCGATATCGCCGATGGGACTTCGCTCGCGCCCGGCTTCGACGATGCGCTCCGGCGGCACCGGTTGCTCGACGCCATCCAAACGGCAGCGTCCACGGGACGAACGCAACCCGTGCCGGGGTGA
- a CDS encoding MarR family transcriptional regulator, with product MSKDVKHPRKDLVAAVAASWKERFPEWDVSGLTLSMRLGHIAREQLARYEEMMERYGLGPSGFPALAIVASAGEGGLTPSQLMDQMNCPSGTVTHRLNLMERAGLIRREVDASDRRSLRIHITAFGLERLHACADEYFTLVREPFAKLTRAEREMLDSLLRKAGGGLLASDGRSRKG from the coding sequence ATGTCGAAGGACGTCAAGCACCCACGCAAGGATCTCGTGGCCGCCGTGGCTGCGAGTTGGAAGGAGCGATTCCCCGAGTGGGATGTCTCGGGGCTGACGCTCTCCATGCGATTGGGCCACATCGCCCGCGAGCAGCTAGCCCGCTACGAGGAGATGATGGAGCGCTACGGCCTGGGGCCGTCGGGGTTTCCGGCCTTGGCCATCGTGGCCTCCGCGGGGGAGGGGGGGCTCACCCCGAGTCAGCTCATGGACCAGATGAACTGCCCGAGCGGCACGGTGACCCACCGTCTCAACCTGATGGAGCGCGCCGGCCTGATCCGACGCGAGGTCGATGCCTCCGATCGTCGCAGCTTACGCATCCACATCACGGCCTTCGGGCTCGAGCGGTTGCATGCGTGTGCTGACGAATACTTCACCCTCGTGCGCGAGCCCTTCGCCAAGCTCACGCGGGCCGAGCGTGAGATGCTGGACTCACTGCTCCGCAAGGCGGGGGGTGGGCTGTTGGCGAGCGATGGGCGCTCGCGAAAGGGGTAA